In Candidatus Chlorohelix allophototropha, one DNA window encodes the following:
- a CDS encoding LysE family translocator, with protein sequence MPEFTTLLAFSFASFVLAITPGPAMILIISSTVSQNFKAGLVTAISSGLGLYLHAVAVAFGLSALLLAVPVAFDIIKIAGALYLIYLGLQTILSKAALLDVEDENRVDASSKSLIYQGLTAAVLNPKVALFFMAFLPQFVRPERGEVTGQILFLGIIFTLVVTLVGLGIALAASYAAALLKRNRNVVKVQNWVFGSVFIAFGAQLFFAEHK encoded by the coding sequence ATGCCTGAATTTACAACTTTACTGGCTTTTTCTTTCGCCTCTTTTGTGCTGGCGATTACGCCCGGACCGGCTATGATTCTGATTATTTCCAGCACCGTCTCCCAGAATTTCAAAGCGGGGTTGGTAACTGCCATAAGTTCCGGTTTGGGCTTGTATTTACATGCGGTGGCGGTGGCGTTTGGTTTGTCGGCTTTGTTGCTGGCTGTGCCGGTTGCCTTTGATATTATCAAAATAGCAGGGGCGTTGTACCTGATTTATCTGGGCTTGCAAACTATTCTTAGCAAAGCCGCCTTGCTGGATGTAGAGGACGAGAACCGCGTTGATGCCAGTTCCAAATCACTCATCTATCAGGGGTTGACGGCGGCAGTGCTAAACCCCAAAGTGGCGCTTTTCTTTATGGCTTTTCTACCGCAGTTCGTCAGACCAGAGCGTGGCGAAGTCACCGGGCAGATATTGTTTCTGGGCATCATCTTTACGCTGGTGGTAACACTCGTTGGGTTGGGAATTGCGTTGGCTGCCAGTTATGCCGCCGCGCTATTAAAGAGAAACCGCAATGTGGTTAAGGTGCAAAACTGGGTATTTGGCAGCGTTTTTATCGCTTTTGGCGCACAATTGTTTTTTGCCGAACATAAATAA
- a CDS encoding MFS transporter translates to MSLSPTNAPARKTSPYKVLANRDYRLLWFGQLVSQIGTQMRLAAIGWQIYVLTHDPLQLGLIGICRIVPLIFFSFIGGPAADAKDRRRLLLVTETILLFFSAVLALVTVTGVVTVWWIYGITIMTSIANAFERPAYSALIPSLVPRTQLGNAMSLNTVNFQISIILGSGLGGTIIAIFGLQGAYIIDAVSYLAVTLALLLIKHRPIVKSGNRVSVKAAFEGIHFVWKQKILVSIMLLDFFATFFGTSRLLLPVITTEVLHSNEVGFGLLSASEFIGGLLCSLVMGWVNVQNLKKPGIVLLVAVFIYSLSIILFGFSNWFPLSMLFLALSGAADTVSMVLRQTIAQLVTPDELRGRMQSINMIFFMGGPQLGEMEAGIVAKAAGAPFSVVSGGIACMLVVLSISYYARQLRDYRFEKNH, encoded by the coding sequence ATGTCGCTCTCACCAACAAATGCGCCTGCTCGTAAAACTTCACCCTATAAAGTTCTGGCAAATCGTGATTATCGTTTGTTGTGGTTTGGTCAGCTTGTTTCTCAAATCGGCACTCAGATGCGTTTGGCGGCAATAGGCTGGCAAATCTACGTTCTGACCCATGACCCGTTACAACTAGGTCTGATCGGAATCTGCCGAATAGTGCCGTTGATATTCTTCTCTTTCATCGGTGGCCCCGCCGCCGATGCTAAGGATCGCCGCCGCTTATTGCTTGTAACCGAAACAATTCTGTTGTTTTTTTCGGCTGTATTGGCGTTGGTTACAGTAACCGGGGTGGTAACGGTATGGTGGATATACGGTATCACCATAATGACTTCGATAGCCAATGCTTTTGAACGCCCTGCCTATTCCGCGCTTATTCCTTCGCTGGTGCCACGTACGCAACTGGGTAACGCCATGAGCCTCAATACGGTCAATTTCCAGATTAGTATTATTTTGGGTTCTGGGCTTGGCGGAACAATAATCGCAATTTTTGGTTTGCAAGGGGCTTATATAATTGATGCGGTTTCTTATCTAGCAGTTACCCTCGCCCTGCTACTGATTAAGCATCGCCCGATAGTAAAAAGCGGAAACAGGGTGAGCGTGAAAGCAGCCTTCGAGGGCATTCACTTTGTCTGGAAACAAAAAATTCTGGTGTCTATCATGCTGCTGGATTTTTTTGCTACTTTCTTTGGCACTTCCCGGTTATTGCTTCCGGTCATAACCACTGAAGTGCTGCACAGCAATGAAGTCGGGTTTGGCTTGCTGTCGGCTTCCGAGTTTATTGGGGGGCTACTTTGTAGTTTGGTAATGGGCTGGGTGAATGTACAGAATTTGAAGAAACCGGGCATAGTGCTGCTGGTGGCGGTATTTATCTACAGCCTTTCTATTATCCTGTTTGGTTTCTCTAACTGGTTTCCGCTATCTATGCTTTTTTTGGCTCTTTCAGGCGCAGCGGACACCGTGAGCATGGTATTGCGCCAGACTATCGCCCAACTGGTCACGCCGGATGAGTTGCGCGGTCGGATGCAATCCATCAACATGATTTTCTTTATGGGCGGACCGCAACTGGGCGAAATGGAAGCGGGAATTGTGGCAAAGGCGGCGGGTGCGCCTTTCTCGGTGGTGAGCGGAGGCATAGCATGTATGCTGGTGGTGCTATCTATTTCGTACTATGCGCGTCAGTTACGCGATTATCGCTTTGAGAAAAATCATTGA